A single Carnobacterium viridans DNA region contains:
- a CDS encoding DUF1905 domain-containing protein encodes MIKIIDNQKLELQYKEGFGSWTYHLRLPGTADIKGKWGHLKVSGTIDDFEVKNIYLAPRKGEDKIISINK; translated from the coding sequence ATGATAAAAATAATTGACAATCAGAAACTCGAATTACAATACAAAGAAGGATTTGGATCATGGACATATCACCTTAGACTTCCAGGAACAGCTGACATTAAAGGAAAATGGGGACATTTAAAAGTATCTGGTACAATAGACGATTTTGAAGTTAAAAACATTTATTTGGCTCCAAGGAAAGGTGAAGATAAGATTATTTCAATCAATAAATAA
- a CDS encoding metal-dependent transcriptional regulator gives MTPSKENYLKTIVELGGEKKIVNNKQLLTTLNVSAASVTDMNTKLLKENLIIHIPYKGVRVTEKGLHLANQVIRKHRIWEVFLLEKLEYDWKEVHAEADLLEHASSDELIERLYRFLGEPEFDPHGGYIPAKDSTTSTIQYSKLIDLSPGEFFAIKEVKDDQEFLEYLTSKEIKLRARYTLLSKEAYEGDLTLKDTDGSIIMISNKAAFKIYVEKIYI, from the coding sequence ATGACGCCAAGTAAAGAAAATTATCTAAAAACCATCGTTGAATTAGGTGGAGAAAAAAAAATAGTAAACAATAAACAATTATTAACAACGCTTAATGTATCCGCTGCATCTGTGACAGATATGAATACAAAATTGTTGAAAGAAAATCTTATTATCCATATTCCTTATAAAGGTGTCAGAGTTACTGAAAAAGGATTACATTTAGCTAATCAGGTTATTCGAAAACATCGTATATGGGAAGTCTTTTTGTTGGAAAAATTAGAGTATGATTGGAAAGAGGTACATGCAGAAGCTGATCTTCTTGAACATGCTTCTTCTGACGAGCTTATTGAACGATTATATCGTTTTTTAGGAGAACCAGAATTTGATCCTCATGGTGGTTATATTCCAGCTAAAGATAGTACAACTTCTACTATTCAATATTCTAAATTGATTGACCTATCTCCAGGAGAATTTTTTGCTATCAAAGAAGTGAAAGATGATCAAGAATTTTTGGAATACTTAACATCTAAAGAAATTAAATTAAGAGCTCGTTATACTCTACTTTCGAAAGAAGCATATGAAGGGGATCTCACTTTAAAAGATACCGATGGAAGCATCATTATGATCAGCAATAAAGCTGCTTTTAAAATTTATGTAGAAAAAATATATATCTAA
- a CDS encoding metal ABC transporter ATP-binding protein, with amino-acid sequence MNNKTIQIDNLTVNYAGEIAVKEVELTIPAAQITGIIGPNGAGKSTLLKSMLGLINYQGTVTFWGNKLKYVQKDIAYVEQRQDLDLSFPISVFDTVLLGTYPKLGLIKRPGKKEKKLAKEALETVDMLAFSQRQISELSGGQLQRVFIARAIAQQPDWFFLDEPFVGIDLVSEEVIVKVLKKLRDEGKSMVIVHHDLSKVTKYFDHLIMLNKSVIADGPVDQVFKQDNLSSIYGNSFFDLAIGGK; translated from the coding sequence ATGAACAATAAAACAATTCAAATAGATAATCTTACTGTTAATTATGCGGGTGAAATAGCTGTAAAAGAGGTTGAACTGACTATTCCTGCTGCTCAAATTACAGGAATTATCGGACCCAATGGTGCAGGGAAATCAACTTTATTAAAAAGTATGTTAGGTCTTATAAATTATCAAGGAACTGTCACTTTTTGGGGTAACAAACTAAAATATGTTCAAAAGGATATTGCTTATGTTGAACAACGTCAAGATCTTGATCTTAGCTTTCCAATTAGTGTATTTGATACTGTTTTATTAGGAACCTATCCAAAGTTGGGATTAATAAAACGCCCTGGTAAGAAAGAAAAAAAATTAGCTAAAGAAGCATTAGAAACGGTAGACATGCTGGCCTTTAGTCAACGTCAAATTAGTGAACTATCTGGAGGTCAATTGCAGCGTGTCTTTATTGCACGGGCTATTGCTCAACAACCTGATTGGTTCTTTCTTGACGAACCATTTGTTGGAATTGATCTTGTTAGTGAAGAAGTTATTGTAAAAGTATTGAAAAAACTACGTGATGAAGGCAAATCAATGGTCATTGTTCACCATGATTTAAGCAAAGTAACAAAGTACTTTGATCATTTAATAATGCTTAATAAATCAGTAATCGCTGATGGTCCTGTTGACCAAGTATTTAAGCAAGATAACTTAAGTAGTATTTATGGTAATAGTTTTTTTGATTTAGCTATAGGAGGTAAATAA
- a CDS encoding metal ABC transporter permease, whose translation MISNFIDGLMNYQFLQNALITSLLVGFVSGIIGSFIILRGMSLMGDAISHAVLPGVAISYMFSFNYVIGASLFGILTAVLIGYVTEKSSLKNDTVIGIVFSSFFALGIILISFAESATNLYHILFGNVLAVRDSDMMLTAIVTVISVIFILLFFKELKLTSFDPVMAKAAGLPVKFFHYALMFLLTLVAVVSLQTVGTILVISMLVTPAATAYLLTNNLKIMTCLSALFGMISAFIGLFFSYSYNLASGATIVLTAAVFFVIAFLFAPQKGLLIRRKKEQSI comes from the coding sequence ATGATCTCAAATTTTATTGACGGTTTAATGAATTATCAATTCTTGCAAAATGCTTTAATTACATCCTTATTAGTTGGATTTGTGTCAGGTATTATCGGTTCATTTATTATTTTACGTGGGATGTCTTTAATGGGAGATGCGATTTCTCATGCAGTTCTACCTGGTGTAGCAATTTCATATATGTTTAGTTTTAATTATGTGATAGGCGCCTCTTTATTTGGTATTTTAACTGCCGTTCTTATTGGTTACGTTACAGAGAAAAGTTCTTTAAAAAATGACACCGTAATTGGGATTGTTTTTAGCAGTTTCTTTGCATTAGGGATCATTTTAATTTCATTTGCAGAAAGTGCTACTAACTTATATCATATTTTATTTGGTAATGTACTTGCAGTTCGTGATTCAGACATGATGTTAACGGCTATTGTAACAGTTATCTCGGTCATATTTATTTTATTGTTTTTTAAAGAATTGAAACTAACTTCATTTGATCCTGTTATGGCAAAAGCAGCTGGGTTACCCGTTAAATTTTTTCATTATGCTTTAATGTTTTTACTGACATTAGTAGCAGTTGTTTCTTTGCAAACTGTTGGTACGATTTTAGTGATTTCTATGCTGGTGACACCAGCAGCCACTGCCTATTTATTAACTAATAATTTGAAAATTATGACGTGCTTATCAGCACTTTTTGGAATGATTAGTGCATTTATAGGTCTTTTCTTTAGTTATTCCTATAATTTAGCTTCAGGAGCAACAATAGTGTTAACTGCAGCAGTATTTTTTGTGATTGCTTTCCTATTTGCACCACAAAAAGGTTTATTGATTCGTAGAAAAAAGGAACAAAGTATTTAA
- a CDS encoding metal ABC transporter substrate-binding protein, with protein MKSLSKLFIAGISLMTLAACGNQESKDDIGGKEEGKLNVVATNSIIADMAKQVGGDLINIHSIVPVGTDPHEHEVLPEDIQKSEESDVILYNALNLETGNGWFDDLMETTNKTENEDYFPLSKDVEPLYLTSEGQTDEADPHAWLDLQNGIKYVREIERILISKDPANEDTFAENTDAYVQKLTELDTQAKSTFDDIPEAKKLLVTSEGAFKYFAKAYGLEGGYIWEINTESQGTPDQMAQIIDSVKESEVPVLFVETSVDSRSMERVSQETGLPIYTKIYTDSISEEGEPGDSYYNMLKWNIEKIHEGLTQSRGEAKPLDE; from the coding sequence ATGAAAAGTTTGAGTAAATTATTCATTGCTGGGATTAGTTTAATGACACTAGCAGCCTGTGGTAATCAAGAAAGTAAAGATGATATTGGTGGAAAGGAAGAAGGAAAGTTAAATGTTGTCGCAACGAACTCTATTATTGCTGATATGGCGAAACAAGTTGGTGGAGACCTAATCAATATCCATAGTATTGTTCCAGTAGGAACTGATCCACATGAACATGAAGTACTACCTGAAGATATTCAAAAATCTGAGGAGTCAGATGTCATTTTATACAATGCTTTAAATCTAGAAACCGGGAATGGCTGGTTTGATGATTTAATGGAGACAACAAATAAAACTGAGAATGAAGATTACTTTCCGTTAAGCAAAGATGTTGAGCCTTTATATTTAACGAGTGAAGGGCAAACTGATGAAGCTGACCCACATGCATGGTTAGATTTACAAAATGGAATTAAATATGTCCGTGAAATCGAAAGAATACTTATTAGTAAAGATCCTGCAAATGAAGATACCTTTGCGGAGAATACAGATGCTTATGTTCAGAAATTAACTGAACTTGATACGCAAGCAAAATCTACTTTCGATGATATTCCAGAAGCTAAGAAACTGCTTGTTACGAGTGAAGGTGCTTTTAAATATTTTGCCAAAGCCTATGGATTAGAGGGAGGTTATATTTGGGAGATTAATACTGAAAGTCAAGGGACACCTGATCAAATGGCTCAAATTATTGATAGCGTCAAAGAATCTGAAGTACCGGTGCTCTTTGTTGAAACAAGTGTGGATTCGCGCAGTATGGAACGTGTCTCGCAAGAAACAGGTCTTCCAATCTATACTAAAATTTACACAGACTCTATTTCTGAAGAGGGAGAACCAGGCGATTCTTACTATAATATGTTGAAATGGAACATTGAAAAAATTCATGAAGGCTTAACTCAATCTCGTGGTGAAGCAAAACCATTAGATGAATAG
- a CDS encoding TetR/AcrR family transcriptional regulator, with protein MGVSRATLYKYFPTKEMIIGFIVDNFIEFIHETTEITTIYDLTIHFQQLFEQSILVIEYMTEIFITEVKLVYPEKFVDLNEALKKRNTEILSVHIGEIRHGIFNNINGVISIKQDEVLRNMLNVAFLMENNLTVKDVLSDYYTIKKYNYLNRIN; from the coding sequence ATGGGAGTCAGTAGAGCGACCTTATATAAATATTTTCCAACTAAAGAAATGATTATTGGTTTTATCGTAGATAATTTTATTGAGTTTATTCATGAAACCACAGAAATAACCACTATTTATGATTTAACCATACACTTCCAGCAACTATTTGAACAATCTATCTTAGTAATTGAATACATGACAGAGATCTTTATAACAGAAGTTAAACTTGTTTACCCAGAAAAATTTGTGGATCTTAATGAAGCGCTGAAAAAACGCAATACTGAAATTTTAAGTGTTCATATTGGGGAGATTAGGCATGGTATTTTTAATAATATTAACGGGGTAATTTCTATTAAGCAGGATGAAGTCTTACGAAATATGTTAAATGTTGCATTCTTAATGGAAAATAATTTAACGGTTAAAGATGTCCTTTCAGATTATTATACGATTAAAAAATACAATTACTTAAACCGGATAAACTAA
- a CDS encoding DUF6075 family protein, whose protein sequence is MDLKAHEAEFISLMIKENIGELDVERTALFYILAITELYEHIQRIYNFEEQSIKSDGLKEDYFSDSLRIMIKLAFKLYKAYESQTSFANLSKLESTNFDISMNAIKIRFK, encoded by the coding sequence ATTGATTTAAAAGCACATGAAGCTGAATTTATTAGTTTAATGATTAAAGAAAACATAGGAGAATTAGATGTAGAACGAACAGCATTATTCTATATTTTAGCAATAACAGAATTATATGAGCATATACAGCGTATTTATAATTTTGAAGAACAATCAATCAAAAGCGATGGATTAAAAGAAGACTATTTCAGTGATAGTTTAAGAATAATGATAAAATTAGCTTTTAAATTGTACAAAGCCTATGAAAGCCAAACATCTTTCGCTAACTTATCTAAGCTTGAGAGTACTAATTTTGATATTAGTATGAATGCGATAAAAATAAGGTTTAAGTAA
- a CDS encoding bacteriocin immunity protein, translating into MNNNEGKIIDAISKAYSDPEIKKDSEFSQSLFDYAKKISDGDDYRLVCVKLSRKINSYLMANEFKSPQTLTDLNAIVGKEVANYRGASSVSMWGSNLF; encoded by the coding sequence ATGAATAATAATGAAGGAAAAATTATAGATGCCATTAGCAAAGCCTATTCAGATCCAGAAATAAAAAAAGACAGTGAATTTTCTCAATCATTATTTGACTATGCTAAAAAGATTTCTGATGGTGATGATTATAGACTTGTTTGTGTAAAGTTAAGTAGAAAAATCAACTCTTACTTAATGGCTAACGAATTTAAATCTCCTCAGACATTAACTGATTTAAACGCGATTGTTGGCAAAGAAGTTGCGAATTACAGAGGAGCTTCTTCTGTTAGTATGTGGGGTTCTAACCTCTTCTAA
- a CDS encoding class II bacteriocin, producing MVSGLGLLFSSINVEAATAYPNGVYCNKTKCWVDWNKAQSEIGKIIVNGWVQSGPWS from the coding sequence TTGGTAAGTGGACTAGGATTGTTATTCAGTTCTATAAATGTAGAAGCTGCAACGGCTTATCCAAATGGTGTTTATTGTAATAAAACCAAATGTTGGGTAGACTGGAATAAAGCACAGAGTGAAATTGGCAAAATCATAGTTAATGGTTGGGTTCAAAGTGGTCCATGGTCTTAA
- a CDS encoding helix-turn-helix domain-containing protein: MENKLKSYFDTQMETPEFAEAWKETEASYQAANILLRIREEKHLTQSELATLTGKKQSYISRVEKGSQNISVQTLSDIVESVGGKLKMEVVV; encoded by the coding sequence ATGGAAAATAAACTAAAAAGTTACTTCGACACCCAAATGGAAACACCAGAGTTTGCTGAAGCGTGGAAAGAAACTGAAGCTAGCTATCAAGCTGCAAACATTCTTTTAAGAATTAGAGAAGAAAAACATCTAACTCAATCTGAATTAGCTACTCTAACTGGAAAAAAACAATCTTATATTTCTCGAGTAGAAAAAGGGTCACAAAACATTAGTGTACAAACATTAAGTGACATCGTGGAATCTGTAGGCGGAAAACTAAAAATGGAAGTAGTCGTTTAA
- a CDS encoding type II toxin-antitoxin system RelE/ParE family toxin — MKKYNFDVYEKENGEAPFLEYLDSLDVKSRAKVLRAITIVEDFGVHSPPGYIDHLDDGIYELRVKFSSNIFRCLYFHFSHNKYIITHGFTKKTQKTPSREITKSKEYRKDYLERKGENDGK; from the coding sequence ATGAAAAAATATAATTTCGATGTCTATGAAAAAGAAAACGGTGAAGCTCCCTTTTTGGAGTATTTAGATAGTTTAGATGTAAAATCTAGAGCTAAAGTATTAAGAGCAATAACTATTGTGGAAGATTTTGGAGTCCATTCTCCACCAGGATATATCGATCACTTAGATGATGGCATTTATGAACTTCGAGTAAAATTCTCAAGCAACATTTTTAGGTGTTTATATTTTCATTTTAGTCATAATAAATATATTATCACACATGGGTTCACGAAAAAAACACAAAAAACTCCTTCAAGAGAAATTACTAAATCCAAAGAGTATCGTAAAGACTATCTAGAAAGAAAGGGTGAAAATGATGGAAAATAA
- the asnB gene encoding asparagine synthase (glutamine-hydrolyzing) produces MCGFVGYISNVENAIQKTIENNINEMNKMIVHRGPDEEGYYKDNTIALGFRRLSIIDIEKGHQPLSYENERYWIIFNGEIYNYIELRKKLSGQGYLFKTDSDTEVIIAAYSAYKEEVVDKLRGMFAFVIWDKVEKTFFGARDHFGIKPFYYAVEEQGLYVASEKKAILKVVQDRQLDQIALQNYLTFQYVPGSETMHQSIKELLPGHFMTKKLNETVKITRYWQADFSPINKSEDFFTKEIRTSLWDSVEKHMRSDVTVGSFLSGGVDSSIIVAMAREFNPKLKTLSVGFERDGYNEINLAEETAEELKVENFSHTITVEEFMAEFPRFVWHMDDPLADPAAMPQFFLSALARKHVKVALSGEGADELFGGYGIYNEPHALRMFNLTGKYTNQAIHQLAQLMPDGVKGKSFLLRGTVPLEHRYVGNAKIFEELEKKKLLTNYNANYPFKNVTDSFYQQTVGRNPVDRMQLIDINTWLNGDLLLNADRTTMAHSLELRTPFLDKEVFNVAREIPAHLRLAHGTTKYILRKAVEGIVPENVIYRKKLGFPVPIRHWLKDEMYDWALTIIRESQTEHLLNKGYIEDLLINHRIGKIDYSRKIWTALTFMVWHRIYVEESQEFLTEPLQSSVQQ; encoded by the coding sequence ATGTGCGGATTTGTTGGGTATATTTCCAATGTGGAAAATGCAATACAAAAAACAATAGAGAACAATATTAATGAGATGAATAAAATGATTGTACATAGAGGACCAGATGAAGAAGGGTATTATAAAGATAATACGATTGCTTTAGGTTTTAGAAGATTAAGTATTATCGATATTGAAAAAGGGCACCAACCATTATCTTATGAAAATGAACGGTATTGGATTATTTTTAATGGGGAAATTTATAATTATATAGAGTTAAGAAAAAAACTAAGTGGTCAAGGGTATTTATTTAAAACGGATAGTGATACCGAAGTTATCATTGCAGCTTATTCAGCCTATAAAGAAGAAGTAGTGGATAAATTAAGAGGAATGTTTGCATTTGTGATTTGGGACAAAGTAGAAAAAACATTCTTTGGAGCTCGTGATCATTTTGGGATTAAACCTTTTTATTATGCAGTAGAAGAACAAGGCCTATATGTGGCTTCTGAAAAGAAAGCTATTCTAAAAGTGGTTCAAGACCGACAATTAGATCAAATTGCTTTACAAAATTATTTAACTTTTCAATATGTTCCAGGATCAGAAACGATGCACCAATCAATTAAGGAACTACTTCCTGGTCATTTTATGACAAAGAAATTAAATGAGACAGTAAAAATTACGAGATATTGGCAGGCTGATTTTTCACCCATTAACAAATCAGAAGATTTTTTTACAAAAGAAATTCGAACAAGCTTATGGGATTCCGTTGAAAAACATATGAGGTCAGACGTTACAGTTGGTTCCTTCTTATCAGGAGGAGTTGATTCGTCAATCATTGTAGCAATGGCACGCGAGTTTAATCCTAAGCTTAAGACATTATCCGTTGGATTTGAAAGAGACGGATACAATGAAATTAATTTAGCTGAAGAGACGGCAGAAGAGTTAAAAGTAGAAAACTTTAGTCATACGATTACTGTAGAAGAATTCATGGCTGAATTTCCACGTTTTGTTTGGCATATGGACGATCCTTTAGCTGACCCTGCAGCAATGCCGCAATTCTTTTTGTCAGCATTAGCTCGAAAGCATGTAAAAGTTGCGTTATCTGGTGAAGGAGCTGATGAATTATTTGGAGGGTATGGTATTTATAATGAACCACATGCGTTGAGAATGTTTAATCTTACTGGTAAGTATACCAACCAAGCTATCCATCAGTTAGCTCAGCTGATGCCTGATGGAGTAAAAGGGAAGAGTTTTCTTCTTAGAGGAACCGTTCCTTTAGAACATCGGTACGTTGGAAATGCAAAGATTTTTGAAGAGCTTGAAAAGAAAAAATTGTTAACCAATTATAATGCTAACTACCCGTTCAAAAATGTGACTGATTCATTTTATCAGCAAACAGTAGGGCGTAATCCAGTGGATCGCATGCAATTAATTGATATTAATACTTGGCTAAATGGAGATCTACTTTTAAATGCAGATAGAACTACAATGGCCCATTCATTAGAATTAAGAACACCATTTTTAGATAAAGAAGTATTTAATGTTGCTAGAGAAATACCTGCACATTTAAGGCTTGCTCATGGGACTACTAAATATATTTTAAGAAAAGCCGTAGAAGGCATTGTTCCAGAAAATGTTATTTACCGTAAAAAATTAGGTTTTCCAGTTCCAATCCGTCATTGGTTAAAAGATGAAATGTATGATTGGGCATTGACGATTATACGGGAATCTCAAACAGAGCATTTATTAAATAAAGGTTATATTGAAGACCTCTTAATTAATCATCGCATAGGTAAGATAGATTATTCGCGTAAAATATGGACAGCTTTAACTTTTATGGTTTGGCACCGTATTTATGTCGAAGAATCACAAGAATTTTTAACAGAACCGCTACAATCTTCTGTACAGCAATAA
- a CDS encoding tyrosine-type recombinase/integrase, whose translation MPYNVQPLRTQQEINDFSFCLRRNKNADRDVFLFLIGINSGLRMSDIVKLKKQDLISSKNPRIVEKKTGKTRILYLSSLQDLILEYTKDLAPEDYLFPSTKGGHVEVNTVYQMFQKVAKLLGRDDIGTHTLRKTFGYHYYQKTKDVATLMEIFGHSSEKITKRYIGINEDEISETLLNFRLGF comes from the coding sequence ATGCCTTACAACGTCCAACCATTAAGAACGCAACAAGAAATAAACGACTTTTCATTCTGTTTAAGGCGCAATAAAAACGCAGATCGGGATGTTTTTCTCTTTTTGATCGGCATTAATAGCGGTTTGCGCATGTCGGATATCGTCAAATTGAAGAAACAAGATCTAATTTCCTCAAAAAATCCTCGAATCGTCGAGAAAAAAACAGGGAAAACCCGTATTTTGTATTTGAGTAGTCTGCAGGACTTGATTTTAGAGTACACGAAAGACTTAGCACCAGAGGATTATTTGTTTCCTAGCACCAAAGGTGGCCATGTGGAAGTGAATACGGTCTATCAGATGTTTCAAAAGGTCGCGAAGCTGTTAGGAAGAGACGATATCGGCACGCACACGCTGCGGAAGACGTTTGGTTACCACTATTACCAGAAAACCAAAGACGTGGCGACACTGATGGAAATATTCGGCCATAGCAGCGAAAAAATTACGAAACGCTATATTGGGATTAATGAAGATGAAATCAGTGAGACTTTATTGAATTTCAGACTAGGTTTTTAG
- a CDS encoding ATP-binding protein: MKKFDDFAPQIGFVTKVDGLTCIIAAFDYMNDPTIIHNGKVIKNITVNSFVVINQGFTKIIGKVISESIIDHQLSTDIAKKLFHDSRYQKNSIVRNIDTQIVGYIENKVFVSGSKYIPMIGNLATIPDPDVINQIYINSYSSLFDEKTESISIGNTVNENIRINLPINDFFASHIGIFGNTGSGKSNTLHQLYTSLFSKIDFGRIVNKSTFLVIDFNGEYTGAASFGLLPEQKHIYKLSTRENRQSRLPIKRSFLMDPDILSMLFRATEQTQKPFMKRVISGWKKYEDNSDSLTNWIKSIILNVLQSEPSNVLLDFMRGVLSTLIPLSSEESILLDKINSVYIFDKNEKKYAYAPSLGQWIIQAGGLTDLQRQDLKVDVICEYLRIQFHELDFFDELEIRAKLRIISDIIYRRVDFTNISPIINRIESEKEQWKKVLHVTDEETLAVNSTDKLVHIISLRECNIEIKKMVPLLLAKLTFENAKNFNDNSSFHLIVDEAHNILSSQSSRESESWKDYRLELFEEIIKEGRKFSYFLTISSQRPADISATILSQAHNFFIHRLVNEKDLAILNNTISTLDRVSRQNIPLLSPGICIITGTAMAMPITVQVHFNKNKDLRPNSDTIDLIKLWGE; encoded by the coding sequence ATGAAAAAATTTGATGATTTTGCTCCCCAGATTGGATTTGTGACTAAAGTTGATGGATTAACATGTATAATTGCTGCCTTTGACTATATGAATGATCCTACTATTATCCATAATGGTAAAGTTATTAAAAATATAACCGTCAATTCATTCGTAGTAATAAATCAAGGTTTTACTAAAATAATTGGAAAAGTGATTTCTGAGTCTATTATTGATCACCAGTTAAGCACAGATATTGCAAAAAAACTATTCCATGATTCCCGCTATCAAAAGAACTCCATTGTCAGAAATATTGATACTCAAATAGTTGGTTATATAGAAAATAAAGTTTTTGTATCAGGAAGTAAATATATCCCCATGATTGGAAATTTAGCAACAATACCGGACCCAGATGTGATAAATCAAATTTACATTAATAGTTATTCTTCTTTATTTGATGAGAAAACAGAAAGTATTTCAATAGGGAATACAGTAAATGAGAATATTCGCATTAACCTACCTATCAATGACTTTTTTGCCTCTCACATTGGTATATTCGGAAATACCGGGAGCGGTAAATCCAACACACTACACCAATTATATACCAGTCTTTTTTCAAAAATAGACTTCGGTAGAATTGTAAATAAGAGTACTTTTTTAGTAATTGATTTCAACGGAGAATACACGGGTGCTGCCAGTTTCGGGTTATTACCAGAACAAAAGCACATCTATAAATTGTCAACTCGAGAAAACAGACAGAGTCGTCTTCCTATAAAAAGGAGCTTCCTGATGGATCCCGACATTTTATCAATGCTTTTTAGAGCAACAGAGCAAACTCAAAAACCGTTTATGAAGCGAGTCATAAGTGGCTGGAAGAAGTACGAAGATAACTCAGATTCATTAACTAATTGGATTAAAAGCATCATTCTAAATGTACTTCAAAGTGAACCTAGCAATGTTTTGTTAGACTTTATGAGAGGGGTTTTATCTACATTAATTCCATTATCCTCGGAGGAGTCTATTCTTTTAGATAAGATTAATTCAGTTTATATATTTGATAAAAATGAAAAGAAGTACGCGTATGCGCCCTCCCTTGGACAATGGATTATACAGGCTGGTGGTCTGACAGACTTACAGCGACAGGATTTAAAGGTTGATGTCATATGTGAATATTTGCGAATACAGTTTCATGAATTAGATTTTTTTGATGAACTTGAAATAAGAGCTAAGCTGAGGATTATTAGTGATATCATATATCGTAGAGTGGATTTTACTAATATTTCGCCCATCATTAATCGCATTGAATCAGAAAAAGAACAATGGAAAAAAGTATTGCATGTTACTGATGAAGAAACCCTTGCAGTAAACAGTACAGATAAATTAGTTCACATTATATCTTTACGTGAATGCAATATAGAAATTAAAAAAATGGTTCCATTATTATTAGCAAAATTAACATTTGAGAATGCAAAAAACTTTAATGATAACTCTTCCTTTCACCTAATTGTAGATGAAGCTCACAACATTCTTTCTTCTCAATCGAGTAGGGAAAGTGAGAGTTGGAAAGATTACAGGTTAGAGTTATTTGAAGAGATAATAAAAGAAGGGAGGAAATTCTCCTATTTTTTGACCATCTCTAGTCAGCGTCCGGCAGATATCTCAGCTACTATCCTGTCTCAAGCGCATAACTTTTTCATACATCGTTTGGTAAATGAAAAAGACTTGGCGATACTAAATAATACAATTTCTACATTAGATAGAGTTTCCCGACAAAATATACCTCTCTTGTCTCCTGGTATTTGTATAATTACAGGAACAGCAATGGCTATGCCTATAACTGTCCAGGTACATTTTAATAAAAATAAAGATTTAAGACCTAATAGCGATACAATAGATTTGATAAAGTTATGGGGAGAATAG
- a CDS encoding recombinase family protein, whose product MKYGYARVSTRHQDLEGQMRQLEEEHCDKIYFEKITGTKKDRPEFQKLIQTIQVGDTLVVTKLDRFARSTQDALNTIKLLFEKGVKINVLNLGVIENTSTGRLIFTIFSAFADFERDLIVERTQEGKEIAKQRPGYREGRPKKFSQQQITLAMSLLETHSYTQVEKMTGISKSTLTRYKRKRELLLNKDK is encoded by the coding sequence GTGAAATATGGTTATGCAAGAGTGAGTACTCGTCACCAGGATTTAGAAGGACAGATGCGTCAATTAGAAGAGGAACATTGTGACAAAATTTATTTTGAAAAAATTACTGGAACAAAAAAAGATCGTCCAGAATTTCAGAAGCTGATCCAAACTATTCAGGTTGGAGATACATTAGTCGTAACAAAACTCGATCGATTCGCTCGAAGTACCCAAGATGCTTTAAATACAATTAAATTACTTTTTGAAAAAGGAGTTAAAATTAATGTATTAAACTTGGGTGTGATTGAGAATACATCTACTGGTAGACTTATTTTTACTATTTTTAGTGCTTTCGCAGATTTTGAACGAGACTTAATCGTAGAACGAACTCAAGAAGGAAAAGAAATAGCTAAGCAACGACCAGGGTACCGAGAAGGTCGACCTAAAAAGTTCTCTCAACAGCAAATCACACTAGCCATGAGTCTACTAGAGACTCACTCCTACACACAGGTAGAGAAAATGACTGGGATTAGTAAGAGCACATTAACAAGATATAAACGAAAGAGAGAACTTCTACTTAACAAGGATAAGTAA